Proteins encoded within one genomic window of Jiangella mangrovi:
- a CDS encoding SRPBCC family protein: MTGAQHHLTGTLHVALPPAEAFVLFTPRGEIAWAPGWEPRFALPTDDDTAPGTAFETGAHGEHTIWVVLQRDPGRSISYARVTPGSRAGVVRVSLRPGGDGGSDVTVTYELTALTPEAAAELDRFADGYAAYLREWEQLIGALSR, from the coding sequence ATGACCGGCGCGCAGCACCATCTGACCGGCACCCTGCACGTCGCCCTGCCGCCGGCCGAGGCGTTCGTCCTCTTCACGCCGCGCGGTGAGATCGCGTGGGCGCCCGGGTGGGAGCCGCGGTTCGCTCTGCCCACCGATGACGACACCGCGCCCGGGACGGCGTTCGAGACCGGCGCCCACGGCGAGCACACGATCTGGGTGGTCCTGCAGCGCGACCCCGGCCGGAGCATCTCCTACGCGCGGGTGACGCCGGGTTCGCGGGCCGGGGTCGTCCGGGTGTCACTGCGGCCCGGCGGGGACGGCGGCAGTGACGTGACCGTCACCTACGAGCTGACCGCACTCACCCCGGAGGCGGCGGCAGAGCTGGACCGGTTCGCCGACGGTTACGCGGCCTACCTGCGAGAGTGGGAGCAGCTGATCGGGGCGCTCAGCCGCTGA
- a CDS encoding Ppx/GppA phosphatase family protein, translating to MTRVAAIDCGTNSIRLLVTDLDVAANKQHDLDRRLRIVRLGKDVDRTGVLAPEALERTFEALAEYAAVIHDLGADHVRMVATSATRDAANRDEFVAGVVRVLGVEPEVVSGAAEAGLSFDGAVRGLPGNGTAPFLVVDIGGGSTELALGSTGGVTAARSVDIGCVRLTERRFLTDQPTAEQIAAARADIEAALDEAAAVVPVADARTLVGVAGSVTTVAAIHLGLAEYDSAAIHHSRIPAAEARAISDHLLTLTHDERLAIGPMHPGRADVIGAGALVLRCVVDRAGVDEVLVSEHDILDGIAWSMVSG from the coding sequence ATGACCCGCGTCGCCGCCATCGACTGCGGCACCAACTCGATCCGGCTCCTGGTCACCGACCTCGACGTCGCGGCGAACAAGCAGCACGACCTCGACCGCCGGCTGCGCATCGTCCGCCTCGGCAAGGACGTCGACCGCACCGGCGTGCTGGCCCCGGAGGCACTGGAGCGCACGTTCGAGGCGCTGGCCGAGTACGCCGCCGTCATCCATGACCTCGGCGCCGACCACGTCCGCATGGTCGCCACCAGCGCCACCCGCGACGCCGCCAACCGCGACGAGTTCGTCGCCGGCGTCGTCCGCGTCCTCGGCGTCGAGCCCGAGGTGGTGTCCGGGGCGGCCGAGGCCGGGCTCTCGTTCGACGGCGCCGTCCGCGGGCTCCCCGGCAACGGCACGGCGCCCTTCCTGGTGGTCGACATCGGTGGCGGGTCGACGGAGCTGGCGCTCGGGTCCACCGGCGGCGTCACGGCGGCGCGTAGCGTCGACATCGGCTGTGTCCGGCTGACCGAGCGGCGGTTCCTGACCGACCAGCCCACCGCCGAGCAGATCGCCGCCGCCCGCGCCGACATCGAGGCCGCCCTCGACGAAGCCGCCGCCGTCGTGCCCGTCGCCGACGCCCGCACGCTGGTCGGGGTTGCCGGATCGGTCACCACGGTCGCCGCGATCCATCTGGGGCTGGCCGAGTACGACTCCGCAGCCATCCACCACAGCCGCATCCCCGCCGCCGAGGCCCGCGCCATCAGCGACCACCTGCTCACGCTCACCCACGACGAACGGCTGGCCATCGGGCCCATGCACCCGGGCCGGGCCGACGTCATCGGCGCGGGCGCGCTGGTGCTGCGCTGCGTGGTCGACCGCGCCGGCGTCGACGAGGTGCTGGTCAGCGAGCACGACATCCTCGACGGCATCGCCTGGAGCATGGTCAGCGGCTGA
- a CDS encoding DUF501 domain-containing protein, translating into MSATPPTQTDLDTVTQQLGRPVRGVRAVAARCGPDGAGHPSVVETEPRLPDGTPFPTLYYLTCPRAVAATSTLESVGVMRELTEELAADPELAAAYRAAHESYLAQREAAGHVEEIAGVSAGGMPDRVKCLHVLVAHSLAAGPGVNPLGDRALGLMAATWTPATCDWRPE; encoded by the coding sequence GTGAGCGCCACGCCACCCACGCAGACCGACCTCGACACCGTCACCCAGCAGCTCGGCCGCCCGGTCCGCGGCGTGCGAGCCGTCGCGGCCCGGTGCGGGCCCGACGGCGCCGGCCATCCGTCCGTCGTCGAGACCGAGCCGCGGCTGCCCGACGGCACGCCGTTCCCGACGCTGTACTACCTGACCTGCCCGCGCGCCGTCGCCGCGACGTCGACGCTCGAGTCGGTCGGCGTCATGCGCGAGCTGACCGAGGAGCTGGCCGCCGACCCCGAGCTGGCCGCGGCCTACCGGGCGGCGCACGAGTCCTACCTCGCGCAGCGTGAGGCCGCCGGACACGTCGAGGAGATCGCCGGCGTCTCGGCCGGCGGCATGCCCGACCGCGTCAAGTGCCTGCACGTCCTCGTCGCGCACAGCCTGGCGGCCGGCCCCGGCGTGAACCCGCTGGGCGACCGCGCGCTGGGGCTCATGGCCGCCACCTGGACGCCGGCCACGTGCGACTGGAGGCCCGAATGA
- a CDS encoding septum formation initiator family protein codes for MATSRRSPSARPAAGAGTARRPSAGRAGRPAARAPKGGTTAAARPRADSADGPPPPPPPRRPQPKGGRPSVTGRAAVLALVLAVLLVSYAYPLRAWFDQHRERVELQREQQELTASVEQLEQELRLWEDPAYVAAQARERLGFVLPGEQSYIVLPDPDAAEETTAGAADGLPPAGQGAWYERLWASVTFADSPPPDPDAPVDDGDSGE; via the coding sequence GTGGCCACGTCGCGTCGTTCGCCCAGCGCCCGCCCCGCGGCGGGCGCTGGCACGGCGCGACGTCCCAGCGCGGGCCGGGCCGGTCGTCCGGCGGCCCGCGCGCCCAAGGGTGGCACGACGGCGGCAGCTCGGCCCCGCGCCGACTCCGCCGACGGCCCGCCACCCCCACCGCCGCCGCGGCGGCCGCAGCCCAAGGGCGGCCGCCCGTCGGTCACCGGCCGGGCCGCCGTGCTCGCGCTGGTGCTGGCGGTGTTGCTGGTGTCCTACGCGTACCCGCTGCGGGCCTGGTTCGACCAGCACCGCGAACGGGTCGAGCTACAGCGCGAGCAGCAGGAGCTGACCGCGTCGGTCGAGCAGCTCGAGCAGGAGCTGCGGCTCTGGGAGGACCCCGCCTACGTCGCCGCCCAGGCGCGTGAGCGGCTCGGGTTCGTGCTGCCGGGCGAGCAGAGCTACATCGTGCTGCCCGACCCCGACGCCGCCGAGGAGACCACCGCCGGCGCCGCCGACGGGTTGCCGCCGGCCGGGCAGGGCGCCTGGTACGAGCGGCTCTGGGCGTCGGTCACCTTCGCCGACAGCCCGCCGCCCGACCCCGACGCACCGGTCGACGACGGAGACAGCGGCGAGTGA
- the eno gene encoding phosphopyruvate hydratase: MATIEAIGAREILDSRGNPTVEVEVALDDSTIARAAVPSGASTGAFEAVELRDGDPARYLGKGVDKAVTAIMDEVAPELLGFEASDQRLIDQALIDLDGTLNKGKLGANAILGVSLAVAKAAAESAELPLFRYLGGPNAHVLPVPMMNILNGGAHADSNVDIQEFMIAPIGAETYREALRWGVEVYHTLKGVLKERGLGTGLGDEGGFAPNLPSNRDALDIIVTAIEKAGFTPGAQIALALDVASTEFYADGTYSFEGKSISAAKLTKYYEELAGAYPLVSIEDPLSEDDWSGWAALTDVLGSKLQIVGDDLFVTNPERLERGIKEHAANSLLVKVNQIGSLTETLDAVSLAQRSGFTCMISHRSGETEDTTIADLAVATNAGQIKTGAPARSERVAKYNQLLRIEEELDDAARYAGSSAFPRFQA; the protein is encoded by the coding sequence GTGGCCACGATCGAAGCAATCGGAGCACGCGAGATCCTCGACTCCCGGGGCAACCCGACGGTCGAGGTCGAGGTGGCTCTCGACGACAGCACCATTGCCCGCGCCGCCGTCCCGTCCGGCGCCTCCACCGGCGCGTTCGAGGCGGTCGAGCTGCGCGACGGCGACCCCGCCCGCTACCTGGGCAAGGGCGTGGACAAGGCCGTCACGGCCATCATGGACGAGGTCGCGCCCGAGCTGCTGGGCTTCGAGGCCAGCGACCAGCGCCTCATCGACCAGGCCCTGATCGACCTCGACGGCACCCTGAACAAGGGCAAGCTCGGCGCCAACGCCATTCTCGGCGTCTCGCTGGCGGTCGCGAAGGCCGCCGCCGAGTCGGCCGAGCTGCCGCTGTTCCGCTACCTGGGCGGCCCGAACGCGCACGTCCTGCCGGTGCCGATGATGAACATCCTCAACGGCGGCGCGCACGCGGACAGCAACGTCGACATCCAGGAGTTCATGATCGCGCCGATCGGCGCCGAGACCTACCGCGAGGCGCTGCGCTGGGGCGTCGAGGTCTACCACACGCTCAAGGGCGTGCTGAAGGAGCGCGGCCTGGGCACGGGCCTCGGCGACGAGGGCGGCTTCGCGCCGAACCTGCCGAGCAACCGCGACGCGCTCGACATCATCGTCACGGCCATCGAGAAGGCCGGCTTCACGCCGGGCGCGCAGATCGCGCTGGCCCTCGACGTCGCGTCCACGGAGTTCTACGCGGACGGCACGTACTCCTTCGAGGGCAAGAGCATCTCGGCCGCAAAGCTCACGAAGTACTACGAGGAGCTGGCCGGCGCCTACCCGCTGGTGTCCATCGAGGACCCGCTGTCGGAGGACGACTGGTCCGGCTGGGCGGCGCTCACCGACGTGCTGGGCTCGAAGCTGCAGATCGTCGGCGACGACCTCTTCGTCACCAACCCCGAGCGGCTCGAGCGCGGCATCAAGGAGCACGCCGCCAACTCGCTGCTGGTCAAGGTCAACCAGATCGGCTCGCTGACCGAGACGCTCGACGCGGTCTCGCTGGCGCAGCGCTCCGGCTTCACCTGCATGATCAGCCACCGGTCGGGCGAGACCGAGGACACCACCATCGCCGACCTCGCCGTCGCCACCAACGCCGGCCAGATCAAGACCGGCGCCCCGGCCCGGTCCGAGCGGGTCGCCAAGTACAACCAGCTGCTGCGCATCGAGGAAGAGCTCGACGACGCCGCCCGCTACGCCGGCTCGTCGGCCTTCCCGCGGTTCCAGGCCTAG
- a CDS encoding VOC family protein, with translation MAIARFPSLVIDCPDATALATFYGSLLDWKVELSPGWADVRADYGQCISFQQVEGYTPPRWPGQEIPQQTHLDVMVDDLDVAEAAVLELGATKHEHQPGTSFRVFLDPAGHPFCLCVD, from the coding sequence ATGGCCATCGCACGCTTCCCGAGTCTCGTGATCGACTGTCCCGACGCGACCGCTCTCGCCACCTTCTACGGCTCACTACTGGACTGGAAGGTCGAGCTCTCCCCCGGCTGGGCCGACGTCCGCGCCGACTACGGCCAGTGCATCTCCTTCCAGCAGGTCGAGGGGTACACGCCGCCTCGCTGGCCGGGCCAGGAGATCCCGCAGCAGACGCATCTCGACGTGATGGTCGACGACCTCGACGTCGCCGAGGCGGCGGTGCTCGAGCTCGGCGCGACCAAGCACGAGCACCAGCCGGGAACGTCGTTCCGGGTGTTCCTCGATCCCGCGGGGCACCCGTTCTGTCTCTGCGTGGACTAA
- a CDS encoding GH39 family glycosyl hydrolase, translated as MSSETDARTDFETRLGRSSGVAGSDGAGVALAAPAGLTARPGRAQVTLSWELVEGAAGYLVHVGASADGPFEPLDHQGRDVLSVPHGPYADTTGEPGVERWYAVAAVASVDHVGPLSSPVVAAPLADPGATAGEPVAVVVDAGSDEGELDRPWAPMIGSEHLSHALSTDRTGGHEIGAELRAALRAAHEELGVETVRAHGILCDDLGVYREVDGEPVHDFTGVDRVYDMILSLGLRPIVEISFMPRDLASDPSATVFEYGAIISPPKDWDRWYDLVRAFVAHLVERYGLEEVRDRWAFEVWNEANLEVFWSGTPDEFFRLHDVAVRAVKSVDDGLRVGGPSSAAAGWVDQLLASTKEPLDFVSTHTYGSPPLDLRPVLSRHGYQGLPLWWTEWGVTPTHFNEVSESVFAAVFLLRGMRSAMGRIEALSYWVVSDHFEELGRPPALFHGGFGLRTVGELRKPRWWALAMLAALPSRRLSVRASGDGADSLVESLASLDPGEGRVAALVWNGTLDQSKAAGSADLGRRVSLRFTGLPDGDYELRHRRVDDDHSCVPAVWRRIGGGAAWPTDAQWAELRAADRLDELHPPRPLTVAGGAVDVEFDLPNPSMSLVELVPVVG; from the coding sequence GTGAGCAGTGAGACCGACGCCCGTACCGACTTCGAGACCAGGCTCGGCCGGTCCAGCGGCGTGGCCGGCTCCGACGGCGCCGGCGTGGCGCTCGCGGCGCCCGCGGGCCTGACGGCGAGACCCGGGCGGGCGCAGGTCACGCTGTCGTGGGAGCTGGTCGAGGGCGCGGCCGGGTACCTGGTGCACGTGGGCGCATCGGCCGACGGCCCGTTCGAGCCGCTGGACCACCAGGGCCGCGACGTGCTGTCCGTCCCGCACGGCCCGTACGCCGACACCACCGGCGAACCGGGCGTCGAGCGCTGGTACGCCGTCGCCGCCGTCGCCTCCGTCGACCACGTCGGCCCGCTGAGCTCCCCGGTCGTGGCGGCCCCGCTCGCGGACCCGGGCGCGACGGCAGGTGAGCCGGTCGCCGTCGTCGTCGATGCCGGGTCCGACGAGGGCGAGCTGGACCGGCCCTGGGCGCCGATGATCGGCAGCGAGCACCTCTCGCACGCGCTCTCCACCGACCGCACCGGCGGGCACGAGATCGGCGCGGAGCTGCGGGCGGCGCTGCGGGCCGCGCACGAGGAGCTCGGCGTCGAGACGGTGCGCGCGCACGGCATCCTCTGCGACGACCTCGGCGTCTACCGCGAGGTCGACGGCGAGCCCGTCCACGACTTCACCGGCGTCGACCGCGTCTACGACATGATCCTGTCGCTGGGGCTGCGGCCGATCGTCGAGATCTCCTTCATGCCGCGCGACCTCGCCTCGGACCCGTCGGCGACGGTGTTCGAGTACGGCGCGATCATCTCCCCGCCGAAGGACTGGGACCGCTGGTACGACCTGGTGCGGGCGTTCGTGGCGCACCTGGTCGAGCGCTATGGGCTGGAGGAGGTGCGCGACCGGTGGGCGTTCGAGGTGTGGAACGAGGCCAACCTCGAGGTCTTCTGGTCCGGCACGCCCGACGAGTTCTTCCGCCTGCACGACGTCGCGGTCCGCGCGGTGAAGTCCGTGGACGACGGGCTGCGCGTCGGCGGGCCGTCGTCGGCGGCGGCCGGCTGGGTCGACCAGCTGCTGGCGTCGACGAAGGAGCCGCTGGACTTCGTGTCGACCCACACGTACGGCTCGCCGCCGCTGGACCTGCGGCCGGTGCTGTCGCGGCACGGGTACCAGGGGCTGCCGCTCTGGTGGACGGAGTGGGGCGTCACCCCGACGCACTTCAACGAGGTCAGCGAGTCGGTGTTCGCGGCGGTGTTCCTACTGCGGGGCATGCGCTCGGCCATGGGCCGCATCGAGGCGCTGTCGTACTGGGTGGTGTCGGACCACTTCGAGGAGCTGGGCCGGCCGCCGGCGCTGTTCCACGGCGGGTTCGGCCTGCGCACCGTCGGTGAGCTGCGCAAGCCCCGGTGGTGGGCGCTGGCGATGCTGGCGGCGCTGCCGTCGCGGCGACTGTCGGTGCGGGCGTCGGGGGACGGCGCGGACTCGCTGGTGGAGTCGCTGGCTTCCCTGGACCCCGGCGAGGGCCGGGTGGCGGCGCTGGTGTGGAACGGGACGCTGGACCAGTCCAAGGCGGCCGGGTCGGCCGACCTGGGGCGACGGGTGTCCCTGCGGTTCACCGGCCTGCCGGACGGCGACTACGAACTGCGCCACCGCCGGGTCGACGACGACCACTCGTGCGTCCCCGCGGTCTGGCGCCGGATCGGCGGCGGGGCGGCGTGGCCCACCGACGCGCAGTGGGCCGAGCTGCGTGCCGCGGACCGGCTCGACGAGCTCCACCCGCCCCGCCCGCTGACGGTGGCCGGCGGCGCCGTCGACGTCGAGTTCGACCTGCCCAACCCCTCGATGTCCCTGGTCGAGCTGGTCCCCGTCGTGGGCTGA
- a CDS encoding carbohydrate ABC transporter permease, which translates to MTTYTPPPSTIDDGDSLRPGDAEPAGRTNAERAPSRWLYVVLSVGVLVMALPFVWMLLSSVKPEAEVRSIPPTWLPETFTLENYGELFDRLSFPTYFVNSIVVAVVVTLGNLVFGSMLGYALAKLEFRGKRLVFVIVLGTLMVPGMVTFVPLFVLVSNMGLTNTYPGLILPYLVGPLGVFLMRQYFLGLPDELIQAARVDGAGELRIFWSVMLPLTGPALATLGILTFLTSWNNFLWPLVVAQTEDKYTLPVALALYSVGQNATQYGLLLAGAVVVVVPVVVLFLAVQRYFVQGIAMTGIK; encoded by the coding sequence ATGACCACCTACACCCCACCCCCGTCCACCATCGACGACGGCGACAGCCTGCGGCCGGGCGACGCGGAGCCGGCCGGGCGGACCAACGCCGAGCGGGCGCCGTCGCGCTGGCTCTATGTCGTGCTGTCCGTCGGCGTGCTGGTCATGGCGCTGCCGTTCGTCTGGATGCTGCTGTCGTCGGTGAAGCCCGAGGCCGAGGTGCGGTCGATCCCGCCGACCTGGCTGCCTGAGACGTTCACGCTGGAGAACTACGGCGAGCTGTTCGACCGGCTGAGCTTCCCGACCTACTTCGTCAACTCGATCGTCGTCGCGGTCGTCGTGACGCTCGGGAACCTGGTGTTCGGCTCGATGCTCGGCTACGCGCTGGCCAAGCTGGAGTTCCGCGGCAAACGGCTGGTGTTCGTCATCGTGCTCGGGACCCTGATGGTGCCCGGCATGGTGACGTTCGTGCCGCTGTTCGTGCTGGTCAGCAACATGGGCCTGACCAACACGTACCCCGGGCTGATCCTGCCGTACCTGGTCGGGCCGCTGGGCGTGTTCCTCATGCGGCAGTACTTCCTGGGGCTGCCGGACGAGCTGATCCAGGCCGCCCGCGTCGACGGCGCCGGCGAGCTGCGGATCTTCTGGAGCGTCATGCTGCCGCTCACCGGGCCGGCCCTGGCGACGCTGGGCATCCTGACGTTCCTGACGTCGTGGAACAACTTCCTCTGGCCACTGGTCGTGGCGCAGACGGAGGACAAGTACACCCTGCCGGTCGCGCTCGCGCTGTACTCCGTCGGCCAGAACGCCACGCAGTACGGACTGCTGCTGGCCGGCGCCGTCGTCGTGGTCGTGCCAGTGGTCGTGCTGTTCCTCGCGGTGCAGCGGTACTTCGTCCAGGGCATCGCGATGACCGGCATCAAGTGA